A DNA window from Castanea sativa cultivar Marrone di Chiusa Pesio chromosome 7, ASM4071231v1 contains the following coding sequences:
- the LOC142644532 gene encoding zinc finger BED domain-containing protein RICESLEEPER 1-like, which produces MDAPTTKNLDGVLCIHCLKRLAYSNNGATTQYHRHLKGCLSHKIANKKQKQLVVNEGGVESEVAIANFEYDHAKVREKASHMILMHEYPFNMMEHEVFNVFMKATPYVNRVSLTTDIWKSEQKIGFMCLTCHFVDSNWKLQKRIINFCDVPPPHSGVVISDAIFKSLLDWGLENKVCTITLDNANNNDAAVRILKDVIKRKLMLGGKIFHVRCYAHIINLLIQDGLSKIEMVIENVYESVKYLIVSETRLIKFGEIAKQLQLPSKKLILDCPTHWNAKYAMLVAALEFREVFPRYKVRDAGYNWLPRSEYPTTNIFLPEVWKIKEVLNKKLLDENDYISAMACKMKLKFDKYWDECNFVMAIAIVLDPRFKMTLINFSFPKIYKGFEVTKNIDCVHDSLYQLYNEYVVDYTSSNAGQSASKSTEGSSSVGGNNSKFKTRGRMEFDQFVRNANNIQPAKSYLDVYLEEGVFYARMIQTDFDALE; this is translated from the exons ATGGATGCTCCTACTACTAAAAATCTAGATGGA GTTCTATGTATTCACTGCCTTAAAAGACTTGCCTATAGTAATAATGGTGCAACAACACAATACCATAGGCACTTGAAAGGTTGTCTAAGTCATAAAATAGCTAATAAGAAGCAAAAACAGTTAGTTGTAAATGAAGGTGGGGTGGAAAGTGAGGTGGCAATAGCAAACTTTGAGTATGACCATGCCAAGGTGAGGGAAAAGGCTTCACATATGATCCTTATGCATGAATACCCTTTTAATATGATGGAGCATGaggtttttaatgtttttatgaaAGCTACTCCATA TGTCAATAGAGTTAGCCTTACTACAGATATTTGGAAATCTGAACAAAAAATTGGGTTTATGTGTCTTACCTGTCATTTTGTTGACTCTAATTGGAAATTACAAAAGcgaattataaatttttgtgatgTACCACCTCCACATTCCGGAGTTGTAATTTCTGATGCTATTTTTAAGTCTTTGCTTGATTGGGGGCTTGAAAACAAGGTGTGTACAATAACGTTGGACAATGCTAACAACAATGATGCAGCTGTAAGAATTTTGAAAGATGTTATCAAAAGGAAGCTCATGTTGGGTGGCAAGATCTTTCATGTACGTTGCTATGCACATATCATTAATTTGTTGATACAAGATGGGTTGAGCAAGATTGAAATGGTGATTGAAAATGTCTATGAAAGTGTGAAGTATCTAATTGTATCAGAAACTCGTCTCATAAAGTTTGGTGAGATTGCAAAGCAATTGCAATTACCATCCAAGAAGTTGATCTTAGATTGTCCCACACATTGGAATGCAAAATATGCAATGTTGGTTGCTGCCTTGGAGTTTAGAGAGGTGTTCCCTAGGTACAAAGTTAGAGATGCGGGGTATAATTGGCTGCCTA GAAGTGAATATCCAACTACAAATATATTCCTTCCCGAGGTTTGGAAGATAAAGGAAGTTTTAAATAAGAAGTTACTTGATGAAAATGATTACATTAGTGCTATGGCATGTAAGATGAAGTTAAAGTTTGACAAATATTGGGATGAATGCAACTTTGTAATGGCCATAGCTATTGTGTTAGATCCTCGGTTCAAAATGACTTTGATAAACTTTTCCTTTCCAAAGATCTATAAAGGGTTTGAAGTAACTAAAAACATTGATTGTGTTCATGATTCCTTATATCAActttataatgaatatgttgTGGACTATACTTCAAGCAATGCTGGACAAAGTGCATCTAAATCCACTGAAGGTAGTAGTAGTGTTGGTGGCAataattcaaagtttaaaactaGAGGTAGAATGGAGTTTGATCAGTTTGTTAGAAATGCTAATAACATACAACCAGCAAAATCATATCTGGATGTGTACTTGGAAGAAGGTGTATTTTATGCTCGGATGATTCAGACAGACTTTGATGCTTTGGAGTAG